In the Phenylobacterium soli genome, GACTGAGCGTGGACTCAGGCCGTCTCTTGGTGTATCTCGCCGCGCTCGGACCCGAAGGCCTCAAGCCTCCGGGCCTTAATCTTTTTGTTCGCTCGCCGCCGCCCCCTTTTCGGGAGACAGGGAGCCGAGCGGGATCGAATAGGCAGGAGAGAGTCCTCTGGTTCAGATTTTCGTCCGCGACAATAACGTCGACCAGGCCCTCAAGGCGCTGAAGAAGAAGATGCAGCGCGAGGGCTCGTTCCGCGAGATGAAGCGCCACGTCCATTACGAGAAGCCGTCCGAGAAGCGCGCCCGCCAGAAGGCGGAAGCCGTGCGCCGGGCCCGCAAGCTCGCCCGCAAGCGCGCCCAGCGCGAAGGCCTGATCGCGGCCCCCAAGAAGCCCAGCCGGTAACTTCGCTGCGCCCCAGGTGGGATGCGACGATGAGTTCAAGGCCGCGCCTGTAAGGGCGCGGCCTTTCGCATTTCTGGTCAAAATTTGTGGTCAAGGCGCGATCTTCGGTCGCGCGACAGGCCGGTTTGCTGGTGGAACGACGGTCGGCGTCCTATCTTTAAGAGCCAGCCCGCAATTTTCTTGAGGCGGTTTGAAACCGATGAACCTGCGCAATCTCGTCATCTGG is a window encoding:
- the rpsU gene encoding 30S ribosomal protein S21, which gives rise to MVQIFVRDNNVDQALKALKKKMQREGSFREMKRHVHYEKPSEKRARQKAEAVRRARKLARKRAQREGLIAAPKKPSR